The DNA window CGACCGTCGCGGTCACTTCGATGCCGGTGAATTTGTCGAGCAGTTTGGTGACAACAATGCCAAACAGGGCTTTTGCCTGTACAAGGTTGGCTGCAAGGGCCCCTACACCTATAACAATTGCCCCACCGAAAGATTCAATCACCACACCAGTTGGCCCATTCAGGCGGGTCATGGCTGCATGGGCTGTTCCGAACCCAATTTCTGGGATGAGATGGCTGACTTTGAGCGACCACTGGGAAGACAAACACTGCACGGATTGGATGCCACCGCTGACACCATAGGCAGCGTGATATTAGGCGCGGCAGCGGTTGGCATTGGTGCCCATGCCGTTGCCAGCATATTCGCCCGTGGTATTGAGGAATAATCATGAACAAGCGCGTAGTCATAGATCCCATCACCCGCATCGAGGGCCATTTGCGCATCGAAGTGGAGGTGGATGAAAACAATGTTATTCAAAAGGCCTGGTCATCATCGACCCTGTGGCGCGGCATCGAAGTGATCCTCAAGGGGCGCAGTCCCCTCGATGCGGGTCTGATAACCCAAAGGATCTGCGGTGTCTGCACCTACTCCCATTACCGCTGTGCCACCGAGGCGGTGGAAAACGCCCTGGGCACCAAGATCCCGCTCAACGCCAAACTCTTGCGTACTCTGATGCAGGTTTCCCTGTATATGCACGATCATCTGGTGCATTTCTACCATCTGCACGGATTGGATTGGGTCGACGTGGTATCCGCCCTGAGTGCGGATCCGGCCAAAGCGGCCAGGGAAGCGATGAAATACAGTCCCCATCCCATTGCCGCCGGTGAAGGCGATCTCAAAGCGGTGCAGGACAAGGTGGCCGGTTTTGTTGCCACCGGCAAGCTGGGGCCTTTTGCCAACGCCTATTGGGGTAATGGCACCTATAAATTCAGCCCCGAGCAAAACCTGATTGCCCTGTCACATTACCTCAAGGCGTTGGAAGTGCAGCGGGTGGCGGCAGAAATGCTGGCAATCTTCGGTGGCAAGCAGCCCCATCCCCAGTCGCTGGTGGTCGGTGGCGTCACTTCGGTGCGCGATATGCTCAGCCCGGCGCGCTTGCAGGAATGGAAACAAAAACACGCCATAGTGGCCGATTTTATTGACCGGGCCTATCAGGCCGACATCATCATGGCCGCCGAAGCCTATGGCGCTGAGCCCAGCGTGCTTGGAGGTGTGGCACTGACAAACTTCCTGGCCACGGATGATTTCCTGCTGGCGGACGGTGAATACCTGTTCAATGCCGGGGTGATCCTCAATGGTGATATCAATGGTGTACAGGATCTGGATCCCAGCCTGATCGCCGAAGATGTCACCCATGCCTGGTACAGCGCCCCGGCAAGCCAACATCCCTTCGATGGCACCACAGTGCCCCAGTACACAGGCTTTGTGGAGCGGGACACTGTCTACGGCAAGCTGCCGACTCTGGATGGTGACGGTAAATACTCCTGGGTCAAATCCCCCAGATATCAGGGCGAGCCCATGGAAGTGGGACCACTGGCAAGCCTGCTGGTGAGCTACGCCCGCGGCAACACCGCCGTGGTCGAGGCCGTTAACGGCCTGCTGGCACGTACAGGTCTGCCAATTGGTGCCCTGTTTACCACCCTGGGCCGTACCGCTGCCCGTATGTTGCAAACCCAGCTGGTGGCCCATGAGGGTCTGCGCACCTTTGATGCCCTGCTGACCAACCTGGTGTCTGACGAAAGTACCTACGCCAAGCCCGAGATAGATCCGGACAAGGAATACCGCGGCCACGCCATGATAGAAGCACCACGGGGCATGCTCAGCCACTGGGTGCGGATCAAGGGTGGCAAGATTGAGAACTACCAGGCGGTGGTGCCGACCACCTGGAATGCGGGTCCAATGGACAGCCAGGGCAAACAAGGACCTTATGAGACCTCGCTCATAGGCCTGAAGCTGGAAGATCCGACCAAACCCCTGGAAGTGATCCGGGTCATTCACTCTTTCGATCCCTGCATGGCCTGCTCGGTGCACGTGATGGATTTCAAGGGCACAGATCTGGGTGAATTCAGGGTCGCGGCCAACGCAATCTAGGAGGCTTTGCACATGGACAAGCACATTCAGGAAGTCAGAGAATTCAAACGTACCCTGGTATTTACCGGTGCCCTGAGAGCTGCCCACTGGTTAAGGGCCGCAGCCATCACTGTACTGCTCATCAGCGGCTTTTATCTCGCCTGGCCGTTTTTGGTGGCGCCGGAGAATTCGGATGTATTGGTTCAGGGATGGATCCGCTTTGGCCACCTTATCGCCGGCTTCCTGCTGTGCGCTGTTACAGCTGTGCGTACCTACCTGTTTTTCTTCAGTAAATACGACGTTGAGCGACGCAGTGTCCGTGATCTTTTTTCGCTTAAGAGCTGGATAGCCCAGCTGAAGTCCTATTTCTGGATTGGACAGTTGAAAAAAGCCGGTGTCTACGGCCCATTGCAACTGCTGGTGTACACCGGCATAGCGGTGGCGTCGATCTTCATCTGCATCACGGGTCTGACCCTCTATGCCCAGGTTTATCACCTGGGAATGGGCGGTATGCTGTCGGATTTTGCCGCCTGGATCACAAGTGTGATGGGCGGATTGGCGAGCGTCCGACTTTGGCACCACTATGTCGCTTGGGTATTCATCGTTTTTCTGGTGTTACACATTTACATGGCGGTGTGGACAGGCATCCGCTTCAAGCACAATTCGGTGGAAGTCATAGTCAGCGGTTACGACTATCACAGGCACTGAGTGGTTAAAAGCCAAGGCGCAGCGGGGAGGCACCATGAAGTTATTGTTGCTGGGAATAGGCAATGTGCTGTTCGCCGATGAAGGTATTGGCGTCCATTTCCTCCATTACATGGAAGAAAACTATCGCTTCAGCCACCCTCTCCACAGTCTGACCCTGTTGGATGGCGGCACCCTGGCCCAGGGGCTGACCCCCATCATCAGCCAATTTGATGAAATGCTGCTGGTGGATACGGTCAACGCCGCCGGAGCCAATCCGGGTCAGGTGTATTTCTTTGATTTCGACAAAGCACCGGCCGAAATTGACTGGCAGGGCAGCGCCCACGAAGTGGAGATGTTGCAAACCCTGACCATGATGGAAATGCTCGGGGACAGACCAAAAACCTGGGTACTGGGCGTGACCCCTACCCGCCTCGAGCCCATGCGTCTGGGCCTGAGTCCCGAGCTGCTCAGCGTGGTACCCCTGATGGAAGAGGTGGTGCTCAAGCACCTTCGAAGCCTTGGTTTTGAGGTGGAGCGCCGCCAACACCGCCCCATAGAAGAGCTGATCCCAAGCGCCTGGCAAGGGCAGATCCCAATTCATGAAAACTCTTAGATTTTACTTTCCCTGCCACAGGCCGGTCCCTTTCTATCACAGCTATTTCAACCAACTGCTGGCGACGGAGGAACTGGATTTGGCGATCGGGTATCACAATACGAGCGGCCAGTCTCATTACCTGCTGGATGCCAGTGGTAGCCAGGCACAACTGGAGCAGTTGGCCGATCTCCTGGCCAGGGAGCTACCGGTCTCGCTGGCGCTGGGTAAGCCGGGGCTGGAGCTTATCGAAACGCCCGACAGCTTGACAGCAACCGTGCCTATCCCACCCATGGAAGACATGGGGGCAGGTCTTGGATTTTGCAGCCACTGCCTGCCCTGGTTCAGTCAGGTGCAAGATGATTTGCCCCGGCAATTATCGCTGAGCTGCCCCTGCTGCCATGGCGAGCAACAACTGACGCCGGGGGCCCGGGCCATCACAGCGGATGAATTGGCAACAGCCGTGGCCGTGCTGGCGGATGGCAAAAGCGCAGTCCTTGGCGGTGTGACGTACGCTTACCGGGCGGCGCCGGAAAACGCTGACTGCACCAGCTTGCTTATTTGCGATCCCAAGGTGCTGACAAAACACCTTCTGGCCGATACAGAGCAGCAACTGGCGCTGTCGGCCCTGGAGAAACCCTGGGTTCGGCTCACGCCCCTGCCCGGACACGAGTTACTGAACCTACACTGGTATCGTTGCCGCTTCGCCGCCAGTCGTCTGGAGCTGCTGCTGACGGCCGCGCTGGCCCGGGCCGGTATGGATTGGGTGCATGTGTCACAGGATGGGGCCCGGGATGAGGTCTGTCAGCTGGCGGGAACCTGGATGCCGGTGCAGCGCAGCCAAAGCTTCAAGCTGACGCTCAGTGAATCCCTGTTTGCCCAAACCGAGTCGGCTACCGGGGCCTGGCGCGCCCGTTCGTGCGGCCCGGAGCAACTGCAACTTGAACCCCTTACCCATGGGGCCGAAATTAAGGATCCCGCCCGGCTGGCGCTGCAGGGGACACTGCTGCGCCGGGGCAAGGCTCTTGCCAATAGCGCAGTGCTTTACCTTGGTCATCAAGGCCCCATGCAGCTGCAGGGTTATGACGCCCAGGCAGAGCAACAGGTCTTTTTGTCCCTAAGCCCGTTGCCGGCGACGGGATTACAGCTTTATCAGGCCCTGCTAAGCGGCGCTCCCGAGCTGATACAGAAATTCCGTGAACAGTTTCCTTACGAATGTCTGGCATTGTCTGAGCTGAACCTCAGCAATGGTGCCAGTTCCCGCACTGATTCGCTGCAAAGCCTGCTTGCCACGGCCGCCTGTGTGCTGGGGCTGGGCTACCGCCAAAGCAAGCAGCAATTGGCCGCCGCCCTGGCCGCCAGCGCCACCCACCACAGGGGACACAATGCCCCCAGAGTCGATTACCCCCTGGTGTGGGGCAGCGAGGGCCGCACCATAGACTGGCGCCGCATGCTCGGCACCCTGATAAGCTTCCGCCTTGCAGGGGACAAGGACAGCAGTCGTCTGGCCTTTGGGGTATTGGACTCACTGGCGGATTATTTGGCCAACTGGGTGGAGCACCTGGATCAGCAGCTGGGGATAGAACAGCTGGTACTGGCCGGACAGGATCTCAATAATCCTGTGTTGGCCCAGCGGCTGACCTTGCGTCTGGGAAAAAACGTCAGGCTCAGGGTCAATCCGGCGCTGGATCTCGACGGCAGTCTGCTGGCGGTGGGCGCCTTATTTGACCGCCCTGCCCGCCGCTCAAGCCAGCAGCGGGAAACCGCGCCATGAAAGCCATAAGCCTGCATGTGGGCGGCATAGTTCAGGGGGTGGGTTTCAGACCCCATGTCTACCGCCTGGCCAGAGAACTGGCCCTCCGGGGGCATGTGCTCAATGACGCCAGTGGGGTACATATCGACCTTTATGGTGAGCCCACCCAGCTGGCGCGGTTTATTGAGCAACTCAGGCATTGCCCCCCGCCCCTGGCGCGAATTGATTTTATCCATGAAAGCCCACTGCCCATGCCTCCATGGCCGCCCCAGGATTTTGAGATCCGCTCCAGTCAGGCGGATGACAAGGCCACTGTGCTGGTGTCGGCGGACAAGAGCAGTTGCGATGCCTGCCTGGCGGAAATTCGCGATCCTGAAGATCGCCACTTTGACTACCCTTTCACCAACTGCACCCACTGCGGCCCCCGCTACAGCCTGATACGGTGCTTGCCCTATGACAGGGTCAATACCTCCATGGCTGCGTTTGCCATGTGCCCCGAGTGTGAAGCTGAATATCGGGATCCCATGGACCGCCGCTACCACGCCCAGCCCGTCAGCTGTCCCCAATGCGGACCGCACCTGAGCCTGCTCAGTGTCTCGGGAGAAGTGTTGTGTGATGACAGCAGCCGCGCCATGGATCTCACGGCAGATATGCTGGCATCCGGAAACATACTGGCCATCAAGGGCCTTGGCGGCTTCCATCTGGTCTGTGACGCCCGCAATGCAGATGCGGTTGCCCTGCTGCGGCAAAGAAAACACCGGCCAGCCAAGCCCCTTGCCGTGATGGTGCCCGATCTTGACTGCGCCAAACAGCTCGCTATCGGGTCGCAGGAGGAATGGCAACTGCTGTGCAGCCGTGAAAAACCCATAGTGCTGCTGAATAAACAGCCACAACAGTCGCTTGTCTGTGAGGCCGTGGCCCCCGGCATCGACAGACTGGGATTGTTTCTGCCCTACACACCGCTGCACCAGCTGCTGTTGGCACGCTGTGGCTTTCCCCTGGTGGCCACCAGCGCCAACCATAGCGGAGATCCCATCATCACGGACTCAGAGCAGGTGCTGGCGCGTCTGGGCAAGGTGGTGAACGCTGTGCTCGATCACAACCGCCCCATAGTCAATGGCTGCGATGACAGCGTGGTGCAATGGGCCGGCGGGCAGATGCAGGTGATCCGCCTCGCCCGAGGCTATGCCCCCCTGTGCCTTGAGAGTCAGCTTGACAGTCAGCGGGAAACCGACGGCGACTGGTTGGCCGTGGGACCGCAGCAAAAAAATACCCTGGCGCTGAATCTGGGCTCGCACCTGTTTCTGAGCCCCCACATTGGCGACTTGTTCAGCGTCGAAGCCGAGGCCTATTTCGAACGTACCCTGGCGACCTTTCAGCGCTTGTACAGCATAGCCCCCGCGGGCATCGCCTGCGATCGCCATCCCGATTACAGCTCCAGTCGCTGGGCCCATGCCAGGGCACAAGCGGGGCAAGGCCTGTTGCCGGTGCAACACCACCACGCCCATGTGCTGGCCACCATGGCGGCAAACGATATCAGCTCCCCGGTGCTGGGATTTTGTTTCGACGGCAGCGGCCTGGGAGATGAGGGGGAAATATGGGGCGGTGAGGTCCTGCTGTGTCGGCCGTCGGGCTACCGGCGTTTGGCCCATGTGCGCAGTTTCGCCGTCACCGGCGGTGACAAGGTCGCCACCGAGCCTTGGCGCGTCTTGCTTGGCCTGCTTGCCGACGAGCTGATTGATGACAGCATTCACGCCCTCAAACTGCCGGCGCTGGAAAGGCTCGGGGAGCTGCAGCGGGCCAACCTGCTGCGCCTGACCCGCTCCAGTAGACTCAAATGCAGTTCCATGGGGCGATTGTTCGATGCGGCAGCGGCCCTGCTCGGCTTCGAAGGGCCCATACTGTTTGAAGGCCAGGCAGGATTGTTTCTCGAAGCCCTGGCCGCCAAGTCACAGCCCAAGAATGGGTCGTCCAATTGTCTGCGCCTGGCGATAACCCCCGATGACAAAGGCTTTGTGCTCGACGGCCATGGACTGATCCTGGCAATGATAGATGCCCTTTGCGCCGGTACAGATGCCAGTGCAGAGCAGTTGAAGGCCGATCTAGCCCGGCAGTTTATTCTGGCCCTGTCACGGGCCGTGCTCGAATTGGCTGACCACTATCCGGACCTGCCCGTGGTCCTCAGTGGCGGCGTGTTCCAGAACCGAACCCTGGCCGACGCCTGTGTGGCCGGTTTGCAGCAAAGGGGTCGAACCCTGCTGCCCTGGGGCCAGGTGCCCGTGAATGATGGCGGTATCGCCCTGGGGCAACTGTGGGCGGCATTACACGGCAATAAGGGCGAAAGCCTGACCTGAATCAAGGCACTCGGGTGCCGAAAGACAGACACTGAATATCCGGGGCACGCCCCAGAGCAAGGAGACAAAGCCAAATGTGTAAAGATTGCGGCTGCAGCCTGACACAGGACAGCATGAAGGACACGCTGCGACAGAACCCCCAACTGCAGGATCCCAAGACCCTCAGTAGTATCCACAGGATCCTGGCACGCAACGACAGTGAGGCCGTTCATAACCGCCGCCACTTCGAAGCCGGTGCCATGAGCGCCTATAACCTGATGAGCAGCCCGGGAAGCGGCAAAACCAGTTTGCTGGAATACCTTGGTCAGTTCACGCCCCTGAGTTTTCAGGTCATTGAAGGGGATTTGGAAACCAGTCGCGATGCCGACCGCCTGCTGGCTCGCGGGATCAAAGCGGTGCAAATTCAAACCGGCAGCGCCTGCCATTTGGACGCTTTTATGGTGCATGGCGCCCTCCACCACCTTGATGGCAACCGGGTCGATATCACCTTTGTGGAAAACGTCGGCAATCTGGTGTGCCCCGCCAGCTACGACATAGGCTGCCATCGCAACATAGTGCTGGTGTCGGTACCCGAAGGTGATGACAAGATAGCCAAGTATCCGGTCATGTTCCGCCGCGCCGATTTGGTGCTGATCAGCAAGTGCGACCTGCTGCCCTATTTCGATTTCAGTCTGGATGAGGCGCTGACGTCGCTTCACGCCATTAATCCCAAGGTTAAGGTTATCCAGATCTCCATCAAGGATGGCCGCGGTATGGCCGAACTGGCCGACTGGTTGGCACAGGATCACGGTCAAAGATTCGCTGACCAGCCCCACAGCCGACAACGGCAGGGAGAGCGCTGATGTGTCTTTCGGTCCCGTCACAGGTGGTGGCACTGCATCCCGAAGAAGCCGCGGTCACGGTAGATACCCTAGGCGTACGGCGCAAAGTCAGTTGTCATTTGCTGGCCGATGAATTGACCATCGGCGACTACGTGCTGATCCACATCGGTTTTGTCATGAATAGAATTGATAAAGAAGATGCACTGAAAAGTATAGAAATATACAAGGATATAGTCTCAAGCATGGAGAGCGATGAAAATGCTTGAACTCAAGAGTTTGTACCGGGTGTTCCGTGATCCGGACACCATGGCGGCCTTGGCCGCGTCCATTGCCAAGGACGCAGCCCACTTGAGCGAGCCACTGAACATTATGGAGGTCTGTGGCGGCCATACCCACACCATAATGAAATATGGTCTGCCTGGCCTGCTGCCAAGCAACATACGTTTTATCCATGGACCCGGTTGTCCTGTGTGCATTATGCCAAAGGAGCGCATCGATCAAGCCGCGATTCTTGCAGCCCAACCGGGAGTGATATTGCTGACCCTGGGCGACATGATGCGGGTGCCCGGTTCCCATGGCAGCCTGGCGCAGCAAAGGGCCAAGGGGCTGGATATCCGCGCCCTCTATGATCCACTCGATGCCCTTGCCATTGCCCGTGACAATCCCGGCAAAACCGTTATCTATTTTGCCATTGGTTTTGAAACCTCCACCCCCATGACCGCAGTGCTGCTGGAACAGGCCGAACGTCTGGGGCTGGATAACCTGCTGTTCCACATCAACCACGTGCTGGTGCCGCCGGCCATGGACGCCGTAATGGCAGAGCCCGCCACCAAGGTGAATGCCTTTATCGGACCGGCCCATGTCAGTGTGATTGCCGGTGCCGACATTTATCGGCCTGCCGCAGACAAATATCACACCCCTGTGGTGGTCAGCGGCTTTGAGCCCGTGGATTTGATGGAATCCATTCTGCGCCTGGTGCGGCAGAAAAACGACGGCCGCAGCGAAGTGGAAATCCAGTACAGCCGCGCGGTCACGGCCGAAGGTAACCGCACGGCTCAGGCCAAGGTCAATCAGGTGATGGAAGTGCGGGACGAGTTTCGCTGGCGTGGTCTGGGCCCCATACCCAAGTCTGCCTTGAAACTCAGAGACGAATATCAACACCGGGACGCGGAGCGGGTTTACGGTGAGCGCCTGCCCATAGTGGAAATTGACGATCACAAGGCCTGCCAGTGCGGCGACATACTGCGCGGTCTTGCCGATCCCACGGATTGCCGGGTTTTCGGTCGTGGCTGCACCCCCCAGACGCCACTTGGCAGCTGCATGGTCAGCTCTGAGGGTGCCTGCAATGCCTATTACAGATACAGCGGAGGGCCGAATGTCCTTTAAACAGAGCACGTCCCTTAAACAGATCCAACTGGCCCACGGTGGCGGCGGCCTGGAGATGGCCAAACTGATCCGTGAGCTGTTTTTTACCGCCTTTGACAATCCCATTCTGGCAGCCGAAGAGGATGCCGCCGTGCTCAACCTGAGCGGCCCCTGCGCCTTCACCACCGACTCATTTACCGTATCGCCGCTGTTTTTTGCCGGTGGTGATATAGGCAAACTCGCCATTGCCGGCACGGTCAATGATCTGGCCATGATGGGCGCCGAACCCCAGTACCTGAGCCTGGCCCTGGTGATAGAAGAAGGCTTTGAACTGGCCAAACTGAAAACCATTATCCAAAGCATGGCAGCGGAACTGGCGAAAAGCGGTGCCCGCATCGTTTGCGGCGATACCAAGGTGGTGCCCAAGGGCTGCGCCGATGGCCTGTTTGTCAATACCACAGGTGTCGGCCGGGTGCTGCGTCCGGGCCTGTCGGCAGCAAAACTGCAGCCGGGAGATGCCATCCTGGTGTCCGGCGACATAGGCAGGCACGGCGCCGCCATTCTGATGGCCCGCGAAGGTCTGCAATTGGAGTCGGATCTGATAAGCGATTGCGCCAGCCTGTGGCAAGTGGTCGAGCAACTGCTGGCCCTTCCCTTTGAGCTGCACGCCATGCGCGATGCCACCCGCGGCGGCATCGCTGCCGTGCTCAACGAATGGGCCGTTCGCTCGGGTGTCGGCATAGCCCTTGAAGAAGCCCGTCTGCCGATCAGCGACGAGGTGCAGGGACTGTGTGAACTCTATGGCTTTGAGGCCACAGATCTCGCCAACGAAGGCACCTTCGTATTGGCGCTGCCCAAGCGCGATGCCGAAGGCGCCCTGGAAGTGTTGCGCCGTTTTGACGGCGGCAGCAAGGCCGCCATCATAGGTGAAGTGTGCGAGGATCACGCCGGCCGGGTGGTGTTGACCACCGCCTGGGGGGGACGACGCTACCTCGACCTGCCCCAGGGTGAATTGCTGCCGAGGATCTGCTGATGCACGAGTTCTCCATAGTGGAGGCGCTGCTGGAGCAGTGTGAACGCCTGGCGCGGGAGCAAGGCGCCATTGGTGTCACCCAGGTGAAGGTTCAGCTGGGGGAACTCAGCGGCGTCGAACCGGCGCTGCTCGCCACCGCCTTTGACGGCTTCAAGTTGGGCAGTCTCTGTGAACGGGCCGAGCTTGAACTGGAGATAGTGCCCCTGACCCTGAGCTGCAATGACTGCGGTGCCAGCGGACCCGCCCACAACCGCAGCATGATCTGTCCCCAATGTCAGGGTACCAATACCCGCACTCTGACAGGTGAAGAGCTGCTTCTGGCCCGCCTGGAGCTGGAGCTGCCCGGCGATACTAGTCCCCTGTCAGCCAGCTGATATGCAGTACCGAAGCGTCAAGTTGCCGCGACTTGAACCAGTCAAACCAGCGACGCTGGCTGTCCTGTAGCCTGTCACCCGGGCCCTTGATTTCCACAAAGGCCAGCCCATCCTGTTTCAGCACCAGCAGATCCGGCCAACCGCTGCGGTAAAATTGCGGATCCTTAAGCATACGTTCGAGCAAGTCCGTCAGCAGCGCCCCATCCAGGTGGCTAAGCACAGCCTCAAGCACCTCGCCGTCAAACAGCTTCCAGTTGACCCAATCGTTAACCAGGCCCTGCTTGGTTTCAAAATGCCGGGTCAATATCGACAGTTCCCCTTCCCGCAGGCGCTGCAGGCGCTCGTCCAGGGCAACTTGCCGGGCCGCCACAAATCCGGGACGGTACATGTCCCTTGGCCGGGATTGAAACGGATTGTCAAAGGCGCCCTTGACCGGCATGAAGATAATATCCCACAGCGCCAGGCCAAAAAGGCCGCAGACGAAGGCATTTTCCAAATGCCAGGCCCGCAGCCCCCGTGACTCGAACCAGGCGACGGCGGCCTGCTCAACCTTGCCTTCAAAGGGAGGAAGCGCCAGTTGCTGCCCTGGAATAGTCGAAGCCGGCGCCCTAAGCCAAGGCCTACCAAGCAGCCTGGCCAATCGCGGCCCCATGCGCCTTGCCGCCGCCAACTCCTGCTCGTCCCAGGGATTGGCAATCATGGCCTCCACCACAGCCAGGGCCTCTTCAAAGCGTGCCAGTTTCTCCAGACAACGTGCCGAGCGCTCCCGAGCCGGCGTCTGCGCCAGTTCCCCGTAAATTGTCAGGGCAAGGTCATCATCCCCCCTGCGCTCCAGCTCCCGGGCAATGCGGCCCCTTAGCTGCTGGCGTTTATCCTCCAGCCCGCCCCCAGTAGCCAAGGGATGGGGGCACCGGGCCAGCATAAGCTCTAGTTCATCGCGCTCCAGAATACGGCCGCTCAGCTCAAGCTGCTCACTGAGCTGGCTCAGCAAAAGCGCCGCGTCTATGTCGGCCCGGGTGTCGAACCTGCGCAGGGCCTTGTCTACGGCATAGTTTTCATAGCGCCGCAGGCCCATATCACCAAGCACAAATTCGCTGAGATCCTGATAGCTGTTGCCAAAATAGAGCAACTTGAACAGGGCCATGGGATCGTCCCGCAGCCAGAGACAATCGCTGCGCCAATATTCGGCCAGGCTCGACCACAGGCCTTTCTGCTCAATCAGTGCTGCCAATTGGGTTTTGGTTGCGCCCTTGCTTACGCCCAGGGGCGCGGCCTTGGGGTCCTCAGAGACCAGCGCCGTGCGCCACTCGGCCAGGGTCAGTAAAGAATTGAGCTCAGAATGGGGCGCGGCCAGCCCGGTTTCGATAAAGCCCGCCAGGCGCAGCTCATTCAGTGCCGAGGGCAAATCATCCAGTTCCGGATAGTGAAGTTTGCTTATCCTGAACCATTGGCCCTTGCGCAACAACAGTCTGACCAGCAGGCAGCGGGCGTCATGGCCAAGTTGGTCGAAGCGTGCAAGAAACCCCAGCTCGCTGTCACTCAGCAGATCGCGATACCTGTCGAGTCCCCCCAACAGGCTGAGAAAATTGCCCAGATAGTAGTCCGGAGCGAGAGATGGCACGTCGGCCATGGGATCAACTGCGGTAAATGGTTTGGATCAGGTGAAAGCCGAATTGGGTTTTGACCGGACCATGTACTTCCAGCACCGGCTTTTTAAACACCACATCATCGAATGCCTTGACCATCTGTCCGGGGCCGAACTCCCCCAGATCGCCGCCGCGACGCTTTGATGGACAAAGGGAATATTGCTTGGCCAACTTGCCGAAATCCTCGCCCTTGGCGATACGGGCCTTAAGCTTTTCTGCCTCTTCGCGGGTTTTGACCAGAATATGTCGTGCACAGGCGCGGGCCATGGTTTACCTCTTTTGCTGCGCCCCGTCTGGGGGCACTTAACTGGAAAAATCTGGGGCGATCTTACCGCAAAAGCGCGGCGGCGTCAGTCTTGCCGTCACCGGGGACAGCGCCTACACTGGCACCTCGTTGACAGCAAAAGGAGTTTTCAATGTGGCAGCAACACACTCTTAATCTCAAAGCGCGAGCCAGGGGCTTTCATCTGATCACCGCGGAAATCAATGCCGCGCTGCAAGGCATGCCTGCGGTTAGCTGTGGCCTGCTGCATCTGCAACTCTTGCACACCTCGGCCTCCCTCAGCCTCAATGAGAATGCCGATCCCGATGTCCGGGGTGATTTCGAACGTTTCTTTAATCGCCTGGTCCCTGAAAACACGCCTTACTTCAGACACCTGGATGAAGGCCCGGATGACATGCCGGCCCATATCAAGTCCAGTATCCTTGGTACCAGCCTGCTGCTGCCTGTTAACCGGCAACAACTGGCACTGGGTACCTGGCAAGGCGTGTATCTGGGGGAGCACAGGGATGCGGGGGGATCGCGGCGCCTTTTGCTAACCCTGCAGGGGCAGCCGGGATAAACCAGCGGCCCCTTGGTTGCTACTCCGCGATTCTCTCTATGCGGGCGAGATAAAAGCCGTCAAAACCCTGATTTGCGGGCGTAATACACTCATCATCCAGCAGGCGGAAGTTGCTTTGCGCCGCAAGAAATTTGTCCACCTGACGGCGGTTTTCGGATGGCAGTATCGAGCAGGTTGCGTAAACCAGTATGCCG is part of the Shewanella cyperi genome and encodes:
- a CDS encoding secondary thiamine-phosphate synthase enzyme YjbQ encodes the protein MWQQHTLNLKARARGFHLITAEINAALQGMPAVSCGLLHLQLLHTSASLSLNENADPDVRGDFERFFNRLVPENTPYFRHLDEGPDDMPAHIKSSILGTSLLLPVNRQQLALGTWQGVYLGEHRDAGGSRRLLLTLQGQPG
- a CDS encoding VRR-NUC domain-containing protein produces the protein MADVPSLAPDYYLGNFLSLLGGLDRYRDLLSDSELGFLARFDQLGHDARCLLVRLLLRKGQWFRISKLHYPELDDLPSALNELRLAGFIETGLAAPHSELNSLLTLAEWRTALVSEDPKAAPLGVSKGATKTQLAALIEQKGLWSSLAEYWRSDCLWLRDDPMALFKLLYFGNSYQDLSEFVLGDMGLRRYENYAVDKALRRFDTRADIDAALLLSQLSEQLELSGRILERDELELMLARCPHPLATGGGLEDKRQQLRGRIARELERRGDDDLALTIYGELAQTPARERSARCLEKLARFEEALAVVEAMIANPWDEQELAAARRMGPRLARLLGRPWLRAPASTIPGQQLALPPFEGKVEQAAVAWFESRGLRAWHLENAFVCGLFGLALWDIIFMPVKGAFDNPFQSRPRDMYRPGFVAARQVALDERLQRLREGELSILTRHFETKQGLVNDWVNWKLFDGEVLEAVLSHLDGALLTDLLERMLKDPQFYRSGWPDLLVLKQDGLAFVEIKGPGDRLQDSQRRWFDWFKSRQLDASVLHISWLTGD
- a CDS encoding peptidylprolyl isomerase → MARACARHILVKTREEAEKLKARIAKGEDFGKLAKQYSLCPSKRRGGDLGEFGPGQMVKAFDDVVFKKPVLEVHGPVKTQFGFHLIQTIYRS